In a single window of the Nilaparvata lugens isolate BPH chromosome 1, ASM1435652v1, whole genome shotgun sequence genome:
- the LOC111050950 gene encoding malate dehydrogenase, mitochondrial-like isoform X1 → MQGLKCMSAMRRTVNRVCTGIRFLSELCKPEPVIGAHDIKSPPNAKVCVVGNSPLTASLMLHLKRSCLIDELRLFDSKQAAKRITDDLSLIDTVTQVKPYYGHCQLGVALADVDVIVLAGGDYGRPGECKSAVFKRNAAALVDCAYDCAHHNPHATLVVLTPPGTRNVPLVSMLYEKLGIEDKGQIMSPMGQHEMSAATLVAEMLHLPAGCARVPVVGGCCSDTVVPVLSQASPQNEFSERDWELIVDALRMASQRVAVGQGGRPQALAPALAAAELVLDLVSARFSISRPPRSVFLKSQVLPSIKYLGMPVQFGPEGVKSKASLPPLTDQEMALLLKATVSLKEDAKQAKAVACAEWSNID, encoded by the exons ATGCAGGG ATTGAAATGCATGTCTGCAATGAGGAGGACGGTCAATAGGGTTTGCACAGGGATAAGGTTTTTGAGTGAACTGTGCAAACCGGAGCCGGTGATTGGAGCTCACGACATAAAGTCGCCTCCGAACGCCAAGGTGTGCGTCGTAGGCAACTCACCGCTCACTGCCAGCCTGATGCTGCATCTGAAGCGATCCTGTCTCATTGACGAGCTGCGACTGTTTGACTCGAAGCAGGCAGCTAAGCGGATCACTGATGACTTGTCTCTGATTGACACTGTCACGCAGGTCAAGCCCTACTATGGCCATTGTCAGCTTGGTGTTGCTTTGGCG GATGTGGACGTGATAGTGCTGGCCGGAGGTGACTACGGTCGGCCGGGCGAGTGCAAGAGTGCCGTCTTCAAGAGGAATGCAGCCGCATTGGTGGACTGCGCCTACGACTGTGCCCACCACAACCCGCACGCCACGCTTGTCGTGCTCACTCCGCCCGGCACACGCAATGTGCCCCTTGTTTCCATG TTGTACGAGAAACTAGGAATAGAAGACAAAGGCCAGATAATGTCGCCAATGGGCCAGCACGAGATGAGCGCCGCGACGCTGGTGGCCGAGATGCTGCACTTGCCTGCAGGCTGCGCCCGGGTGCCGGTCGTCGGAGGCTGCTGCTCCGATACTGTCGTTCCTGTTCTCTCGCAGGCATCGCCACAAAACGAGTTCTCAGAG AGGGATTGGGAGCTGATAGTGGATGCCCTACGCATGGCAAGTCAGCGAGTAGCGGTGGGTCAGGGAGGTCGCCCCCAGGCGTTGGCTCCAGCCCTGGCAGCGGCCGAACTGGTCCTCGACTTGGTCAGCGCTCGCTTCTCCATCTCGCGACCACCGCGATCCGTTTTTCTCAAGTCACAAGTTCTACCAAGTATCAA GTACTTGGGCATGCCTGTTCAGTTTGGCCCAGAAGGAGTGAAGTCGAAAGCAtccctcccccctctcaccgACCAAGAAATGGCATTACTGCTCAAGGCCACCGTCAGCCTGAAGGAGGACGCCAAACAAGCAAAGGCGGTCGCCTGCGCTGAATGGTCCAATATTGACTAA
- the LOC111050950 gene encoding malate dehydrogenase, mitochondrial-like isoform X2, whose protein sequence is MSAMRRTVNRVCTGIRFLSELCKPEPVIGAHDIKSPPNAKVCVVGNSPLTASLMLHLKRSCLIDELRLFDSKQAAKRITDDLSLIDTVTQVKPYYGHCQLGVALADVDVIVLAGGDYGRPGECKSAVFKRNAAALVDCAYDCAHHNPHATLVVLTPPGTRNVPLVSMLYEKLGIEDKGQIMSPMGQHEMSAATLVAEMLHLPAGCARVPVVGGCCSDTVVPVLSQASPQNEFSERDWELIVDALRMASQRVAVGQGGRPQALAPALAAAELVLDLVSARFSISRPPRSVFLKSQVLPSIKYLGMPVQFGPEGVKSKASLPPLTDQEMALLLKATVSLKEDAKQAKAVACAEWSNID, encoded by the exons ATGTCTGCAATGAGGAGGACGGTCAATAGGGTTTGCACAGGGATAAGGTTTTTGAGTGAACTGTGCAAACCGGAGCCGGTGATTGGAGCTCACGACATAAAGTCGCCTCCGAACGCCAAGGTGTGCGTCGTAGGCAACTCACCGCTCACTGCCAGCCTGATGCTGCATCTGAAGCGATCCTGTCTCATTGACGAGCTGCGACTGTTTGACTCGAAGCAGGCAGCTAAGCGGATCACTGATGACTTGTCTCTGATTGACACTGTCACGCAGGTCAAGCCCTACTATGGCCATTGTCAGCTTGGTGTTGCTTTGGCG GATGTGGACGTGATAGTGCTGGCCGGAGGTGACTACGGTCGGCCGGGCGAGTGCAAGAGTGCCGTCTTCAAGAGGAATGCAGCCGCATTGGTGGACTGCGCCTACGACTGTGCCCACCACAACCCGCACGCCACGCTTGTCGTGCTCACTCCGCCCGGCACACGCAATGTGCCCCTTGTTTCCATG TTGTACGAGAAACTAGGAATAGAAGACAAAGGCCAGATAATGTCGCCAATGGGCCAGCACGAGATGAGCGCCGCGACGCTGGTGGCCGAGATGCTGCACTTGCCTGCAGGCTGCGCCCGGGTGCCGGTCGTCGGAGGCTGCTGCTCCGATACTGTCGTTCCTGTTCTCTCGCAGGCATCGCCACAAAACGAGTTCTCAGAG AGGGATTGGGAGCTGATAGTGGATGCCCTACGCATGGCAAGTCAGCGAGTAGCGGTGGGTCAGGGAGGTCGCCCCCAGGCGTTGGCTCCAGCCCTGGCAGCGGCCGAACTGGTCCTCGACTTGGTCAGCGCTCGCTTCTCCATCTCGCGACCACCGCGATCCGTTTTTCTCAAGTCACAAGTTCTACCAAGTATCAA GTACTTGGGCATGCCTGTTCAGTTTGGCCCAGAAGGAGTGAAGTCGAAAGCAtccctcccccctctcaccgACCAAGAAATGGCATTACTGCTCAAGGCCACCGTCAGCCTGAAGGAGGACGCCAAACAAGCAAAGGCGGTCGCCTGCGCTGAATGGTCCAATATTGACTAA